A window of the Tunturibacter empetritectus genome harbors these coding sequences:
- the hslV gene encoding ATP-dependent protease subunit HslV: protein MKPPSSSISKLSAPAKNSTLPLRIAEPLGVPHPLGIAHPLDLGDGRRIRSTTVICVRRGDSVVMAADGQVSLGSTIMKGSAKKIRRLYQDKVLAGFAGSTADAFSLFARFETKLEQYAGNLGRAAVELAKDWRTDKMLRQLEALLIVADSKHTFLLSGTGDVIDPDEGIATIGSGGSFALASARALMENTDLSAREIAVKSLKIAGQICIYTNDQVTVEELKSETAENQ from the coding sequence ATGAAGCCGCCTTCGTCCTCTATTTCCAAGTTGTCCGCTCCCGCTAAAAACTCCACTCTTCCGCTTCGCATCGCCGAGCCGCTTGGCGTTCCCCACCCGCTTGGCATCGCCCACCCACTGGATTTGGGCGACGGGCGGCGGATTCGCTCCACTACCGTTATCTGTGTGCGTCGCGGCGACTCCGTGGTGATGGCTGCCGATGGGCAGGTGTCGCTTGGCTCGACGATTATGAAGGGGTCGGCGAAGAAGATCCGGCGTCTGTACCAGGACAAGGTTCTGGCGGGATTTGCGGGATCGACTGCGGATGCGTTCTCGCTGTTTGCGCGGTTTGAGACGAAGCTGGAGCAGTATGCGGGCAACCTGGGGCGGGCAGCGGTGGAGCTGGCCAAGGACTGGCGCACGGACAAGATGTTGCGGCAGCTTGAAGCGCTGTTGATTGTGGCCGATTCGAAACATACGTTTCTGCTGTCGGGCACCGGCGATGTGATCGATCCGGATGAAGGGATCGCGACGATTGGCAGCGGAGGCAGCTTTGCCCTGGCCAGCGCGCGGGCTTTGATGGAGAACACCGATTTAAGCGCCCGAGAGATTGCCGTGAAGAGTCTAAAGATTGCCGGACAGATCTGCATCTATACCAATGACCAGGTGACGGTGGAAGAGCTGAAGTCCGAGACGGCAGAGAACCAGTAG